TCCCTTTGGAGACATCATTGCTGATTGAATGTAAGTAGTTATTGCCGCTAAAATAGGTAAGATAAATGGTATAGATATACCACCAAGTAAAATTACATCTGGACTTGCAAGGTTATTAACCCATAAAAATCCTGTATCAGCTATCTTATAAGCAGCTTCTGTTCCAAAAACATACTTAACTGGCTCTCTAAGAGCGTTAAAAAGTCCTATGATTATTGGAAATTGAATTAAAAGAGGTAAACATCCTGCAAGAGGATTGACTTTATGTTCCTTATATAGCTCCATTATTTTTTGGTTTTGCTTATCTGGATCATTTTGATACTTCTTTTTAATCTCATCCATTTTAGGCTGAATGAGCTGCATAGATTTCATTGATTTAGTCTGTGTAAGTGTAAGAGGAAGTAGCAGTAGTTTTACCACTACAGTGAAAACAATAATAGAAATAGCATAATCACCTATTACATTGTAAATAAGCTCTAGCAAAGATCCAAACAAATACGATAGTTGAGACAAAATTTTTACCTCCCGAGATTAATAAAATATATTACTTCAAAGGGTCATATCCACCTTCATGGAAAGGATGACACTTTAATATTCTTCTTAATGATAAATAGCTACCTTTTATAGGTCCATATTTTTTAATTGCTTCTATAGAATAAGCTGAACATGTCGGATAAAATCTACAGGTGGGTCCCTTTAGTGGA
This is a stretch of genomic DNA from Acetoanaerobium sticklandii. It encodes these proteins:
- a CDS encoding YidC/Oxa1 family membrane protein insertase, translating into MSQLSYLFGSLLELIYNVIGDYAISIIVFTVVVKLLLLPLTLTQTKSMKSMQLIQPKMDEIKKKYQNDPDKQNQKIMELYKEHKVNPLAGCLPLLIQFPIIIGLFNALREPVKYVFGTEAAYKIADTGFLWVNNLASPDVILLGGISIPFILPILAAITTYIQSAMMSPKGGKKDPTQTMMLYMFPIMMLFWGISFPAGLLLYWVAGNIFQIVQQYILSKPSKAKEAS
- the yidD gene encoding membrane protein insertion efficiency factor YidD → MKDFISRILILIIRFYQKFISPLKGPTCRFYPTCSAYSIEAIKKYGPIKGSYLSLRRILKCHPFHEGGYDPLK